Proteins encoded in a region of the Solanum dulcamara chromosome 9, daSolDulc1.2, whole genome shotgun sequence genome:
- the LOC129904553 gene encoding transcription factor bHLH110 gives MEPANLHHHHQNQQYQYHQLQFQDQFPLIGISPNSSSSSNNSCYEVSTTNTWTPCTTTTTILNSPGSGLINSYSSGAIINTTNSSSSDPLNLVSMMNSTTQDLGFHQWANNIKQESSLDNSYPRFTQMLKSPSSIEERELSDMNAKLLLGTLSNSGIQHYPGDNNNLLYSSNSSSSSTNRGRFSQIYPTINVSNLNINQANSCSSLNMNLQPLDLINSTRYGGSFSQTYGLTTNHFQHSSSESPVNSSNSISAFSNGMPETKRTSNTLEPNKGPQNAPKKSRVDSRASCPPFKVRKEKLGDRIAALQQLVAPFGKTDTASVLMEAIGYIKFLQNQVETLSVPYMKSSRSKASRPLHGGGGEMNSEETKKDLRSRGLCLVPLTCLTYVTDGGGGVWPPPNFTGGT, from the exons atgGAGCCTGCAAATCTCCATCACCACCACcaaaatcaacaatatcaatatCATCAGCTCCAATTTCAAGATCAATTTCCTCTTATTGGTATTTCTCCAAATTCCTCTTCATCTTCTAATAATTCTTGCTATGAAGTTTCAACAACAAACACTTGGACCCCatgtactactactactactatctT GAACAGTCCTGGAAGTGGTCTTATTAATTCATATTCTAGTGGAGCCATCATCAATACTACAAATTCATCATCAAGTGATCCATTAAACCTAGTTTCTATGATGAATAGTACTACTCAAGATTTGGGGTTTCATCAATGGGCTAATAACATAAAGCAAGAATCTTCATTGGATAATTCATATCCAAGATTTACTCAAATGTTGAAAAGTCCATCAAGTATAGAAGAAAGAGAATTGAGTGATATGAATGCTAAGCTTTTGCTTGGTACACTTTCTAATAGTGGGATTCAACATTATCCTGGAGATAATAATAATCTTCTCTATTCTTCAAATTCTAGTAGTAGTAGTACTAATAGAGGGAGATTTAGTCAAATATATCCAACAATAAATGTTTCTAACTTGAATATAAATCAAGCAAATTCTTGTAGCTCTTTGAATATGAATTTACAGCCATTGGATCTCATTAATTCTACAAGATATGGAGGGAGTTTTAGCCAAACATATGGCTTAACAACAAATCATTTTCAACATTCATCAAGTGAAAGTCCAGTAAATAGCTCCAACAGT ATATCAGCCTTTAGTAATGGAATGCCTGAAACTAAAAGGACAAGCAATACTTTGGAGCCAAATAAAGGGCCTCAAAATGCACCAAAGAAATCAAGAGTAGATTCACGCGCATCATGTCCACCCTTTAAG GTGAGAAAGGAGAAATTAGGAGATAGAATAGCAGCTCTTCAACAATTGGTAGCACCTTTTGGCAAG ACAGACACAGCATCTGTACTAATGGAGGCTATTGGTTATATCAAATTCCTTCAAAACCAAGTTGAG ACACTAAGTGTGCCATACATGAAATCTTCACGAAGCAAAGCCAGCAGACCGTTGCATGGA GGTGGTGGAGAGATGAATAGTGAAGAAACGAAAAAAGATCTTAGAAGCAGAGGTTTGTGTTTAGTGCCCTTGACATGTTTGACTTATGTAACTGATGGTGGAGGAGGAGTTTGGCCACCCCCTAATTTTACTGGAGGCACTTAA